One Aerococcus urinaeequi DNA segment encodes these proteins:
- a CDS encoding MFS transporter, with protein sequence MKSNKMFYGWKIVIGAVLVLAVTGPAGVAIANIYQNSVTDALNISSSQFSISNTLILSVSVLLSSWVSGLLAKNFKKVFLIGSLIYGLAYMAFGLVTNVWMFYLLSIVVGFGFLTSSAMAMSILISTWFVEKRGLALSIALAGLGVGGIIWSPIVTSLINAIGWRATYMTYGAIMLIITLGIGQFIFVAKPEDKGLEALGADNLNNHHDHDVELNARVPFTMQESLRKPFFILLLLGAVFVGLANNGGLGQFPPFMQSLHGAQQGAAIISIYSAVGILGKLSMGVIADKLGTVIATIWSSILLAIAYFLAANTTSYGFAILLAILFGLGNANGTVLAPLLISAIFPAQTYPRVFGLVNQFLFLGMMFGSLMAASIAEATSYTLAWYIFVAVSLAIIALWGGAYLLAKKDFKVIKK encoded by the coding sequence ATGAAAAGTAATAAGATGTTTTATGGTTGGAAAATAGTAATCGGTGCGGTTTTAGTCCTGGCGGTTACTGGACCAGCAGGTGTTGCAATCGCAAATATTTATCAAAATTCTGTCACAGATGCTCTAAATATCTCTAGTAGCCAATTCTCAATCTCTAATACTTTAATTTTAAGTGTTTCAGTCCTATTGTCATCTTGGGTATCAGGCTTACTCGCAAAAAACTTCAAAAAAGTATTCTTAATCGGTTCACTTATCTATGGTTTAGCTTACATGGCATTTGGCTTAGTAACGAATGTCTGGATGTTTTATCTATTGTCTATCGTTGTAGGTTTTGGTTTCTTAACTAGCTCGGCTATGGCTATGTCCATTTTAATATCCACCTGGTTTGTTGAAAAACGTGGTTTAGCTTTATCTATTGCCCTTGCAGGTTTAGGGGTTGGAGGGATTATATGGAGCCCCATCGTGACGAGCTTAATTAACGCTATTGGTTGGCGTGCTACTTATATGACATATGGTGCCATTATGTTAATCATTACTTTAGGTATTGGCCAATTCATTTTCGTTGCGAAACCTGAAGATAAAGGACTAGAAGCTTTAGGTGCTGATAACTTAAATAATCATCATGACCATGATGTTGAATTAAATGCCCGCGTACCATTCACCATGCAAGAATCATTACGTAAGCCATTCTTCATTTTATTACTATTAGGTGCTGTATTTGTCGGCCTAGCTAACAACGGTGGTTTAGGTCAATTCCCCCCATTCATGCAAAGTTTACATGGTGCACAACAAGGTGCTGCAATCATCTCTATTTATTCTGCTGTTGGTATCTTAGGTAAATTATCTATGGGTGTTATTGCAGATAAACTTGGCACTGTTATAGCAACCATTTGGTCATCTATCCTGTTAGCAATTGCTTATTTCTTAGCAGCTAATACGACCTCTTATGGCTTTGCAATCCTATTAGCAATCTTATTTGGTTTAGGTAATGCAAATGGTACAGTACTTGCACCTTTATTAATCTCTGCAATTTTCCCAGCACAAACTTACCCTCGTGTATTCGGCTTAGTAAACCAGTTCTTATTCTTAGGGATGATGTTTGGTTCATTAATGGCTGCATCAATTGCAGAAGCAACTTCATATACTTTAGCTTGGTATATTTTTGTTGCAGTATCACTCGCAATAATCGCATTATGGGGTGGTGCTTATCTACTTGCTAAAAAAGATTTCAAAGTTATCAAAAAATAG
- the galE gene encoding UDP-glucose 4-epimerase GalE, which yields MAILVTGGTGYIGSHTTIELIQAGYDVVIVDDYSNSKPVVLERIEEISGVRPRFYEANVLDKEALTHIFEVEDIEAVIHFAAFKAVGESVAKPIKYYDNNLGGLVSVLEVMQEFNVHKIVFSSSATVYGMDNESPLTEDLPTSATNPYGYTKVMNEQILRDLAVADDQWSIMILRYFNPIGAHASGLIGEDPTDIPNNLMPYITQVAIGKRDHLSVFGSDYPTHDGTGVRDYIHVVDLAKGHVAAIKHALAHEGVETVNLGTGIGYSVLDLVNTFVEQNGVEVPYELVDRRPGDVAANYADASYAKALLGWTAEHDLADMCRDSWKWQSNNPNGYEQD from the coding sequence ATGGCTATTCTAGTTACTGGTGGTACTGGTTATATCGGTTCCCACACAACAATTGAATTAATCCAAGCTGGATATGATGTCGTAATTGTGGATGATTACTCAAATAGTAAACCAGTTGTTTTGGAGCGAATTGAAGAAATTTCTGGTGTGCGTCCACGTTTTTATGAGGCAAATGTTCTAGATAAGGAAGCTTTAACACATATTTTTGAAGTCGAAGATATTGAAGCGGTTATTCATTTTGCAGCCTTTAAAGCAGTAGGTGAGTCTGTTGCTAAACCGATTAAATATTATGATAATAACCTAGGTGGATTGGTATCAGTTCTAGAAGTTATGCAAGAATTTAATGTGCATAAAATTGTGTTCTCTTCGTCTGCTACTGTTTACGGTATGGATAACGAGTCACCATTAACTGAAGACCTACCAACAAGTGCAACTAACCCATATGGTTATACTAAGGTCATGAATGAGCAAATTTTACGAGATTTAGCTGTGGCCGATGATCAGTGGTCAATCATGATTTTACGTTACTTCAATCCAATTGGTGCGCATGCATCAGGTTTAATCGGAGAAGATCCAACAGATATTCCCAATAACTTGATGCCTTACATTACTCAAGTAGCTATTGGTAAACGCGACCACCTATCAGTATTCGGTAGTGACTATCCTACGCATGATGGTACTGGTGTACGTGACTATATTCACGTAGTTGATCTAGCAAAAGGACATGTTGCTGCAATTAAACATGCCCTAGCACATGAAGGTGTTGAAACAGTTAACTTAGGTACCGGTATTGGTTATTCGGTCTTAGACTTAGTTAACACATTTGTGGAACAAAATGGGGTCGAAGTGCCATATGAATTAGTGGACCGCCGACCAGGTGATGTTGCTGCGAATTACGCAGATGCATCTTATGCTAAAGCATTATTAGGCTGGACAGCAGAACATGATCTAGCAGATATGTGCCGTGATTCATGGAAATGGCAATCAAATAATCCAAACGGTTATGAACAGGACTAA
- a CDS encoding LysM peptidoglycan-binding domain-containing protein, translating to MPAWLGEFIEKWQAQSRSTQFTVVGIVIAAIVLMIIPWRASAEEGNPLGVQVDSQPLSGSDYYSAEPLTTNGNGSGISLGDSSITSSEDTSVATSVELTKDADYSTDLASLTAEYEANSASLAQSRSNDPSYTAPSVSSSSSSSSSSTSSSASSSSSSSSSDDSSSESSQTDTAGTYTVQSGDNAYRIATNNGLTLDEFLSLNGKTEASVTPGEVVRIQ from the coding sequence ATGCCAGCATGGCTAGGTGAATTTATAGAAAAGTGGCAGGCACAATCTCGATCAACTCAATTTACGGTTGTGGGCATTGTGATAGCCGCTATAGTGTTGATGATTATTCCGTGGAGAGCATCTGCTGAAGAAGGAAATCCTTTAGGTGTACAAGTGGATTCACAACCATTAAGTGGTTCTGATTATTATTCAGCAGAACCGTTAACAACTAATGGGAATGGTTCTGGTATATCTCTGGGCGATTCAAGTATCACTTCAAGTGAAGACACTTCAGTTGCAACATCAGTGGAATTAACCAAAGATGCGGATTACAGTACAGATTTAGCAAGTTTAACAGCGGAATATGAAGCGAATTCAGCATCATTAGCGCAATCAAGATCAAATGATCCTTCTTATACAGCACCAAGTGTATCATCTAGTTCTTCATCATCTTCGTCATCGACTTCTTCAAGTGCTAGCTCATCGTCATCATCTTCATCATCAGATGACAGCTCTAGTGAAAGTAGTCAGACAGATACAGCTGGCACGTACACAGTTCAATCAGGTGATAATGCGTACCGAATTGCAACCAATAACGGTTTAACCTTGGATGAATTTCTATCATTGAACGGTAAAACAGAAGCTTCAGTGACCCCTGGTGAAGTAGTTCGTATACAA